In one Fusarium keratoplasticum isolate Fu6.1 chromosome 5, whole genome shotgun sequence genomic region, the following are encoded:
- a CDS encoding Tryptophan--tRNA ligase — protein MAEENPPKTVVQDQDINPWSVEGAQGENGEVAAINYDAICKKWNTSIINQELLERFERVTGRKPHRWLRRGLFFSHRDFDKILTKYEHGEPFFLYTGRGPSTGSLHLGHTIPLEFTRWLQEVFDVPLVFMLTDDEKALFKDSLTFEETLAYGMENARDIIALGFDVKKTFVYSDLKYLSHHFLMNAWEFSKLVTFNQVRGAFGFNESTNIGKIFFPSVQCVAAFATSYPEIWTDDPSPVRTKQLGKIQCLIPMGIDQDPYFRLLRDNSHRMKNPSPKPALIHSKFLTALQGAGGKMSSSNPNSAIFMTDTAKQIKNKINRYAFSGGRETLEEHREKGGNPDVDVAYIYLTYFEDDDEKLEKIYKDYKSGALLTGELKKLAIEALQPYVAQFQERRKEVTDEVLDAFMKPRKLQWAGNPNPKPKEDKKEEKKKGKAEKKAEDKTVELPDRTAEPSA, from the exons ATGGCTGAAGAGAACCCCCCCAAGACGGTCGTTCAAGACCAGGACATCAACCCCTGGTCTGTCGAGGGTGCGCAGGGCGAGAATGGTGAAGTCGCTGCCATCAACTACGACGCCATCTGCAA GAAATGGAACACTTCAATCATCAACCAGGAACTTCTCGAGCGGTTCGAGAGAGTGACGGGCAGGAAGCCGCACCGCTGGCTCCGACgcggcctcttcttcagccatcgcgactttgacaagatcctcACAAAGTACGAGCACGGCGAGCCCTTCTTCCTGTACACGGGCCGCGGACCCAGCACCGGCAGCCTCCACCTGGGCCACACGATCCCCCTCGAGTTCACAAGATGGCTGCAGGAGGTCTTTGACGTGCCCCTGGTCTTCATGTTGACGGACGACGAGAAGGCCCTGTTCAAGGACAGCTTGACGTTTGAGGAGACGCTGGCGTACGGCATGGAGAATGCGCGCGACATTATCGCTCTGGGTTTCGATGTGAAGAAGACGTTTGTGTACAGCGACCTGAAGTACTTGAGCCATCACTTCCTTATGAACGCCTGGGAGTTTTCCAAGCTGGTCACCTTTAACCAAGTCCGAGGAGCCTTTGGCTTCAACGAGAG CACCAACATTGGCAAGATCTTCTTCCCCTCGGTGCAGTGCGTGGCTGCGTTCGCAACCTCGTACCCCGAGATCTGGACCGATGACCCCTCGCCCGTCCGGACAAAGCAGCTCGGCAAGATCCAGTGCCTCATCCCCATGGGCATCGACCAGGATCCTTacttccgcctcctccgaGACAACTCGCACCGCATGAAGAACCCTTCGCCAAAGCCTGCCCTGATCCACTCCAAGTTCCTCACGGCACTGCAGGGTGCTGGTGGCAAGATGTCTTCGTCTAACCCCAACTCGGCTATTTTCATGACGGATACTGCTAAGCAGATTAAG AACAAGATCAACCGCTATGCCTTCAGTGGCGGCCGTGAGACTCTTGAGGAGCACCGCGAGAAGGGAGGAAACCCCGATGTCGATGTGGCGTACATCTACCTCACCTACtttgaggacgacgacgagaagctcgagaagatcTACAAAGACTACAAGAGCGGCGCCCTCCTGACAggcgagctgaagaagctggcgATCGAGGCCCTGCAGCCTTACGTGGCGCAGTTCCAGGAGCGGAGAAAGGAGGTGACGGACGAGGTGCTGGATGCCTTCATGAAGCCGCGGAAACTGCAGTGGGCCGGAAACCCGaaccccaagcccaaggaggacaagaaggaggagaagaagaagggcaaggctgagaagaaggccgaggacaagactGTCGAGCTGCCCGACAGAACGGCTGAGCCTTCAGCTTAG
- a CDS encoding BZIP domain-containing protein, which translates to MGTSTTDASAGGESKSPKQSNNSPPRPDPSTDAKATDPPVKAEAASNAEPAKPLAPPPRPGQQQSNNTPDYFAAQVGGSLSLEPNPFEQSFGGAPETPGGTKLPSVAALTSPSSLLPGSNATPFNWGGGSLRTGPLSPAMLSGPASDYFGDTHHLRGGFPTPNESSLRTGLTPGGSGSMFPAPSPNSQALFAQLASGGATPSTLDFHRTAISAAAKREQTNGPPPRSQNQPQPPPPPQQPPSVTSQPQDMPNGAPTVKPEAKPASGPFDPHDNDAANGLFMLAHGRNGAQNANQFAPTSGAPVHAHPAPVVPQNMNTSPQMSSVNGGSVGSGRGVSEGSVASDESEQARPNTRGKGKRNPPPTNGRRKADEPPVRPPANKKTKTNNAAANGNMDYSDDEAMKHEEGGSKSKMTDEEKRKNFLERNRVAALKCRQRKKQWLANLQTKVEMFSTENDALTAQINQLRDEVVNLKTLLLAHKDCPVTQQQGLSGSYIAHMEPFPQQMNPYGMAAPIPNQQVMAGQGVQRRFS; encoded by the exons atgggGACTTCAACAACTGATGCCTCTGCTGGAGGCGAGTCGAAGTCCCCAAAGCAATCCAACAACTCTCCCCCGCGACCAG ATCCCTCGACCGACGCGAAGGCAACCGATCCTCCCGTGAAAGCAGAGGCTGCGTCCAATGCTGAACCAGCCAAACCACTtgcgcctcctcctcggcccgGTCAACAACAAAGCAACAACACTCCCGACTACTTCGCTGCCCAAGTCGGCGGATCCCTCAGTCTGGAGCCCAATCCATTCGAGCAGTCCTTCGGGGGCGCTCCTGAGACTCCAGGTGGAACCAAACTCCCCTCTGTCGCTGCATTGACGTCACCATCCTCTCTCCTGCCCGGAAGCAACGCAACACCGTTTAAttggggaggaggatcgtTGCGGACTGGACCTCTGAGTCCGGCGATGCTTTCTGGCCCGGCCAGTGATTATTTCGGCGATACTCATCACCTCCGAGGCGGTTTCCCTACCCCCAACGAGTCCTCTCTGAGGACTGGCCTGACGCCTGGCGGGAGCGGTTCTATGTTCCCTGCCCCCAGCCCTAACTCTCAGGCCCTTTTTGCGCAGCTCGCCAGTGGCGGAGCTACGCCCAGCACACTCGATTTTCATCGAACTGCTATAAGCGCCGCTGCCAAGCGTGAGCAAACCAACGGTCCTCCACCACGATCACAGAACCAACCCCAGCCCCCGCCTCCACCACAGCAACCTCCTTCTGTCACCTCGCAACCCCAAGATATGCCCAACGGTGCTCCCACTGTCAAGCCTGAGGCGAAACCCGCGTCGGGCCCCTTTGATCCGCACGATAACGACGCGGCGAATGGTCTGTTTATGCTGGCCCACGGTAGGAACGGCGCTCAGAACGCGAACCAATTCGCTCCCACCTCGGGCGCTCCTGTCCACGCCCATCCCGCGCCTGTCGTACCACAGAATATGAACACGTCCCCACAGATGTCGAGCGTCAATGGTGGCTCTGTCGGGTCTGGTCGTGGTGTTAGCGAGGGTAGCGTCGCGTCAGATGAAAGCGAGCAGGCTAGACCCAACACGCGAGGCAAGGGCAAGAGGAACCCGCCTCCCACTAATGGCCGACGAAAGGCGGATGAGCCTCCAGTCAGGCCGCCcgccaacaagaagaccaagaccaacaacgCTGCTGCGAATGGCAACATGGACTactctgatgatgaagccatgAAGCACGAGGAGGGTGgctccaagtccaagatgaCAGACGAAGAGAAGCGAAAGAACTTTCTCGAGCGTAATCG TGTTGCTGCCCTCAAGTGTCGCCAAAGGAAAAAGCAATGGCTGGCCAATCTGCAGACCAAGGTTGAGATGTTCAGCACAGAGAATGATGCTTTGACGGCGCAGATCAACCAGCTTCGAGATGAAGTTGTCAACCTGAAGACGCTGCTTCTTGCCCACAAGGACTGTCCAGTCACTCAGCAACAGGGGCTTTCAGGTAGCTACATAGCGCACATGGAGCCGTTCCCTCAGCAGATGAACCCGTACGGCATGGCAGCGCCCATCCCGAACCAACAGGTGATGGCCGGCCAGGGTGTGCAGCGTCGCTTCTCATAG
- a CDS encoding Succinate dehydrogenase assembly factor 2, mitochondrial, which yields MTSLVSRTMRPAVAAAGRRFVLMRPLSMTTARRADDASQASELGVGELQGAKFRIEPLRRVGEDDATKRARLVYQSRKRGTLESDLLLSTFASKHLPTLPPKLLDQYDLLLDENDWDIYYWATQKEELSSTNPSSEDAKPVSDEVTRHPPTGEWAQTVGNFKPAYRPVPARWKDSEILAMLRDHVRNRSVDGGEGGGMGFMPPLDA from the exons ATGACGTCCCTCGTCTCGCGCACCATGCGACCGGCCGTCGCCGCTGCGGGTCGCCGCTTCGTCCTTATGCGTCCCCTCTCGATGACGACCGCTCGACGGGCGGACGATGCTAGCCAGGCCTCTGAGCTTGGAGTTGGAGAATTGCAGGGCGCAAAGTTCAGGATTGAGCCTCTACGGAGAGTAGGCGAGGACGACGCCACCAAGCGAGCTCGTCTTGTGT ACCAGTCCCGCAAGCGCGGAACCCTCGAGTccgacctcctcctctcgacATTCGCATCCAAGCACCTCCCCACGCTCCCCCCCAAGCTGCTCGACCAGTacgacctcctcctcgacgagaacgACTGGGACATTTACTACTGGGCCACGCAAAAGGAGGAGCTCTCCTCGACGAACCCATCCTCCGAGGACGCCAAGCCCGTCAGTGACGAGGTCACGCGCCACCCTCCCACGGGCGAGTGGGCGCAGACGGTCGGCAACTTCAAGCCCGCGTACAGACCCGTCCCCGCGCGGTGGAAGGACAGCGAGATTCTCGCCATGCTGAGGGATCACGTTCGGAACCGGagtgttgatggtggtgagggcgGTGGCATGGGCTTTATGCCTCCCCTGGACGCCTGA
- a CDS encoding HD domain-containing protein, with product MASEDFVVDDALVSKVTAYVEKYMSNYDASHDFNHIQRVLRLSLHIQSVTPDADRSLVTLAALLHDVGDKKYLRPGEDASRMVSTLLVSFGAPAALADTVQAICLGVSYSSEVKDPARTRALVEKYPELAVVQDADRLDAIGAVGIARTFAFGGAKGRTLENTMDHFDEKLLLLEGMMKTDEGRRMARERTERLRLLKEWWEEETTGPVGA from the coding sequence ATGGCCTCTGAAGACTTTGTGGTAGACGATGCCCTCGTCTCCAAGGTGACGGCGTACGTTGAGAAGTATATGTCCAACTACGACGCCTCACACGACTTCAACCACATCCAGCGCGTCCTCCGTCTCTCCCTCCACATTCAGTCGGTCACCCCTGACGCTGACCGCTCCCTCGTCACCCTCGCGGCCCTACTCCACGATGTCGGTGACAAGAAATACCTACGCCCCGGTGAGGACGCTTCACGCATGGTATCGACCCTCCTCGTCTCGTTCGGTGCTCcggccgccctcgccgacacCGTCCAGGCCATCTGCCTCGGTGTCAGTTACTCCtccgaggtcaaggacccGGCGCGCACCCGGGCTCTTGTGGAGAAGTACCCGGAGCTAGCGGTGGTGCAGGACGCCGACAGGCTCGATGCCATCGGTGCCGTGGGCATCGCGCGGACGTTTGCCTTTGGAGGTGCCAAGGGCCGTACACTGGAGAACACCATGGACCACTTtgacgagaagctgctccttctcgaggGCATGATGAAGACTGACGAGGGTCGGCGGATGGCCAGGGAAAGGACCGAGAGGCTGCGGCTCTTGAAAGAgtggtgggaggaggagacgacCGGGCCGGTGGGGGCGTAA
- a CDS encoding F-box domain-containing protein, which yields MDTLPPEILLQILHHLPSPAVKHARLTSRTFNAILAKRTFEKLVSFLDPDVAQRTLATISRDPQRRRRRPSIWSPCCSVPKNLPIDEAFLMALWAGLRGDSWAVERGLDGDKLDIDEWQNGVGRDDIAEDDLREALFRYALYLSYMDEGESEKDAPQAWVFDALCKAGR from the coding sequence ATGGACACCCTCCCCCCGGAGATCCTCCTCCAAATCCTCCATCACCTGCCGTCCCCCGCTGTCAAGCACGCCCGGCTTACCTCCCGGACCTTCAACGCAATCCTCGCCAAGCGcacctttgagaagctcgtATCCTTCCTCGACCCAGACGTCGCTCAGCGTACCCTGGCTACCATCTCCCGGGACCCCCAACGCCGTCGACGACGCCCATCCATCTGGTCCCCATGCTGCAGCGTCCCCAAGAACCTGCCCATCGACGAGGCCTTTCTCATGGCCCTGTGGGCCGGCCTGCGCGGGGATTCTTGGGCTGTCGAGAGGGGTCTCGATGGAGACAAGTTGGATATTGATGAGTGGCAGAATGGCGTGGGGAGGGATGATATTGCTGAGGATGATCTAAGGGAGGCCTTGTTTCGATATGCGCTCTATCTGAGCTACATGGATGAGGGTGAGAGTGAGAAGGATGCACCACAGGCTTGGGTTTTTGATGCACTGTGCAAGGCAGGGCGATGA
- a CDS encoding U1 small nuclear ribonucleoprotein C yields the protein MPKFFCDYCDVYLTHDSMSVRKAHNSGRNHLRNVVDYYQQIGHEKAQSVIDSITSSYAAEGQAHANPMLPQNQPGQGFPPPPFGFPGGIPPPFPGMPGAPPGQFPQGMPPPPGGGRGMPPMPPFPPGPNGMPPVPPNGLPFPPPPGGFPFPPPGAPGAPGAPGASGAAPPPFPGLPGMPPPGQAFPPGGPPGFAPPGAPAPGHEKR from the exons ATGCCCAAGT TCTTCT GCGACTATTGCGATGTCTACCTCACGCACGACTCCATGAGCGTGCGCAAGGCTCATAACAGCGGCCGAAACCACTTGCGAAACGTGGTAGACTACTACCAGC AAATCGGCCATGAGAAGGCTCAGTCCGTTATcgactccatcacctcctccTACGCCGCCGAGGGCCAGGCCCACGCGAATCCCATGCTTCCTCAGAACCAGCCCGGCCAGGGCTTCCCCCCGCCCCCGTTTGGCTTCCCCGGTG GTATCCCGCCACCCTTCCCAGGAATGCCTGGGGCACCTCCAGGCCAGTTTCCTCAAGGAATGCCTC CGCCCCCTGGAGGTGGCCGCGGCATGCCTCCTATGCCTCCATTCCCTCCTGGACCTAATGGCATGCCTCCTGTGCCACCAAATGGCCTTcctttccctcctcctccgggcGGCTTCCCTTTCCCTCCCCCTGGTGCCCCCGGTGCTCCAGGAGCTCCCGGCGCATCGGGCGCTGCTCCTCCGCCTTTCCCCGGACTGCCCGGCATGCCTCCGCCCGGCCAAGCGTTTCCCCCAGGCGGTCCACCTGGATTTGCTCCCCCCGGAGCCCCTGCTCCAGGTCACGAGAAGCGATGA